In Verrucomicrobiia bacterium, a genomic segment contains:
- a CDS encoding biopolymer transporter ExbD, which yields MHFYVRKRRGAPAVIIVALIDVLIVMLIFLMVTTTFKQQPALKLALPESSQAQKEGASETAPLMVSIDAKGALRWGLDSTPVTETRLKEELVKAVATNPDQRLALSADQAAPFGQIVKVMDAAKEANVKIVSAFTRESGKQ from the coding sequence ATGCACTTTTACGTTCGCAAACGCAGGGGGGCGCCAGCGGTTATCATCGTAGCGCTGATCGATGTATTGATCGTGATGCTGATCTTCCTCATGGTCACAACCACCTTCAAGCAGCAGCCCGCGCTGAAGCTGGCCTTGCCTGAATCGTCCCAGGCGCAGAAGGAAGGCGCGAGCGAAACGGCGCCGCTCATGGTGAGCATCGATGCGAAGGGCGCCTTGCGTTGGGGTTTGGACAGCACACCGGTCACGGAAACGCGGCTCAAGGAGGAGTTGGTCAAAGCCGTGGCAACAAATCCGGATCAGCGCCTGGCGTTGAGCGCCGATCAAGCGGCGCCGTTTGGCCAGATCGTAAAGGTGATGGATGCTGCGAAGGAAGCAAACGTGAAGATCGTGAGCGCATTTACGCGTGAGTCGGGAAAGCAGTAG
- a CDS encoding ATP-binding cassette domain-containing protein, whose translation MEIIPVIQVSDLRYRYHDGTEALRGIGFDVQPGECVALLGPNGSGKSTLLLHLNGILPEKAASHESIRMFGQTLNPDNVWQVRRRVGLLFQDPDDQLFCQTVEEDVAFGPQQLGLTPEQVSQRVVTSLEQVHLSGFEQRATHHLSHGEKRRVCLAGVLACEPELLVLDEPTSDLDPRGRREFKALLRQIPATKLIATHDLELAVELCSRAIVLDRGEIVADGPTRELLNDEALMLAHGLERPHILRHVHPH comes from the coding sequence ATGGAAATAATCCCCGTCATCCAGGTTTCAGATCTCCGGTACCGTTATCACGATGGCACTGAGGCGTTGCGGGGGATTGGCTTCGATGTGCAACCGGGCGAATGTGTCGCGCTTCTGGGGCCCAATGGATCGGGCAAGTCCACGCTCCTGCTTCATTTGAACGGCATACTCCCGGAAAAGGCCGCGTCACACGAATCGATCCGCATGTTTGGGCAGACGCTGAATCCCGACAATGTCTGGCAGGTCCGACGGCGCGTGGGATTGCTGTTCCAGGATCCCGATGACCAATTATTTTGCCAGACGGTGGAGGAGGACGTGGCTTTTGGCCCGCAGCAACTCGGACTGACCCCGGAGCAGGTGTCGCAACGCGTGGTGACGTCGCTGGAACAGGTGCACCTGTCTGGTTTTGAACAGCGAGCCACCCATCACCTTAGCCATGGGGAAAAACGACGGGTCTGCCTGGCGGGGGTGCTCGCCTGTGAACCGGAACTGCTGGTTTTGGACGAACCGACGAGCGACCTTGATCCCCGGGGACGTCGCGAGTTCAAGGCTCTGTTGCGGCAGATTCCAGCGACCAAGCTGATTGCAACGCATGACCTGGAGCTCGCCGTGGAACTGTGCAGCCGCGCGATTGTGCTCGATCGGGGCGAAATCGTTGCCGATGGACCAACGCGGGAGCTCCTCAACGACGAGGCCCTGATGCTCGCTCACGGCCTCGAGCGGCCCCATATTTTACGGCACGTGCATCCGCATTAA
- a CDS encoding exosortase/archaeosortase family protein produces the protein MEQPTTLSPVISAPAGHPIAAEPSLEKSNVGILDEFQNELVIFWRQLPNKAFFFLILGAWLALFQFRGSSVLGYIHSSSLFAWMLEAYNSPNTAADDKIGNLIPFLVLGIMYWKRKELLATGPRIWWPAIFILAFAVLIHIVGFIIQEPRVSIIALFTGIYGLTGLAWGWRWMLKSFFPFFLFVFSIPLGNHADIITTRLQLLVCWLVELVSHNIFGIGVIRRGALLFDPAGQYQYEVAAACSGIRSLFSIFLLATAYGFLNFKALWKRLLMMGLAFPFAVIGNLVRMLFIILAAAIFGQKGGDYVHDDALFSLVPYIPAILGLLWVGGWLEKHERKKAERP, from the coding sequence ATGGAACAGCCGACCACCCTCAGCCCGGTAATATCTGCCCCCGCAGGGCATCCCATTGCCGCCGAACCATCTCTTGAGAAATCGAATGTCGGCATTCTCGATGAGTTCCAGAACGAGTTGGTGATCTTCTGGCGGCAGCTGCCGAACAAGGCCTTCTTCTTTTTGATCCTCGGGGCGTGGCTTGCCTTGTTCCAGTTTCGCGGGAGTTCCGTGCTCGGATACATCCACAGTTCATCGTTGTTTGCATGGATGCTGGAGGCTTACAACTCTCCCAACACGGCGGCCGATGACAAGATTGGCAACCTGATCCCGTTTTTGGTGCTGGGGATCATGTATTGGAAGCGCAAGGAACTGCTCGCCACGGGTCCGCGGATCTGGTGGCCCGCCATTTTCATCCTGGCTTTCGCCGTCCTCATACACATCGTCGGTTTCATCATCCAGGAACCGCGCGTCTCGATTATTGCGCTGTTTACTGGAATCTACGGGCTGACTGGCCTTGCGTGGGGCTGGCGCTGGATGTTGAAGAGTTTCTTCCCGTTCTTTCTGTTTGTGTTTTCGATTCCGCTGGGCAATCACGCGGACATCATCACGACGCGGCTCCAGTTGCTGGTCTGCTGGCTGGTGGAACTCGTGTCACACAACATTTTCGGCATCGGAGTGATTCGCCGCGGCGCCCTGCTCTTTGACCCCGCCGGGCAATATCAATACGAGGTCGCGGCGGCGTGCAGCGGCATTCGCAGTCTGTTCAGCATTTTCCTGCTGGCGACCGCGTATGGATTCCTGAACTTCAAGGCGCTCTGGAAGCGGCTCCTGATGATGGGATTGGCGTTCCCGTTTGCTGTCATTGGCAACCTCGTTCGCATGTTGTTCATCATCCTCGCTGCGGCGATTTTTGGGCAGAAGGGCGGCGATTACGTGCATGATGATGCGCTGTTCAGCCTCGTTCCGTACATCCCGGCGATCCTTGGACTGCTCTGGGTTGGAGGCTGGCTGGAAAAGCACGAGCGAAAGAAAGCAGAACGGCCATGA
- a CDS encoding energy-coupling factor ABC transporter permease — MHIPDGFIDGKTAGVTTALAVVGVGIALRQLKRTLPPRKAPLLGLSAAFLFAAQMVNFPVAAGTSGHLIGGILVAALLGPAAGAVVVTAVLIVQCFLFADGGVLALGANVFNMAILGAGGGFVVLRGLQRLLPGQAGAITAVAFAAWCSVVFAAAGCAGQLAWSDTVHWRAAFPAMTVTHMIIGIGEGLISALVVWFVRRTRPEMILQDSQPAPLREVLIFGSLATIGLVVFVAPFASPLPDGLERVALQLGFEHRATAFAAPIPDYEMPGMSWAVGATALAGVIGAFLVFAMAWALGRVLVPSAAASERTK, encoded by the coding sequence ATGCACATTCCCGATGGTTTTATAGATGGCAAGACGGCAGGCGTCACAACGGCGCTTGCGGTCGTCGGCGTAGGAATTGCCCTGCGGCAATTGAAACGAACTTTGCCGCCGCGCAAGGCTCCGCTGTTGGGACTCTCCGCTGCCTTTCTGTTCGCCGCCCAAATGGTGAACTTCCCCGTCGCTGCTGGCACCTCCGGGCACTTGATCGGAGGCATCCTGGTCGCCGCATTGCTCGGTCCCGCGGCCGGAGCCGTGGTGGTAACAGCCGTGTTGATCGTCCAATGTTTCCTGTTTGCCGACGGTGGCGTGCTGGCTCTTGGAGCCAATGTTTTCAACATGGCAATCCTGGGGGCAGGCGGCGGATTTGTCGTGTTGCGCGGCCTCCAGCGATTGTTACCCGGCCAGGCCGGCGCAATCACGGCCGTGGCGTTTGCCGCGTGGTGCTCCGTCGTTTTCGCGGCGGCGGGCTGCGCCGGGCAACTGGCCTGGTCAGATACGGTGCATTGGCGTGCGGCATTCCCGGCAATGACCGTGACGCATATGATCATTGGGATTGGTGAAGGTTTGATCAGTGCCCTGGTTGTGTGGTTCGTGAGGAGGACCCGGCCGGAGATGATCCTTCAAGATTCGCAACCCGCTCCGCTGCGCGAAGTTTTGATTTTCGGTTCCCTGGCGACGATCGGACTCGTCGTGTTTGTGGCTCCGTTCGCCAGCCCTTTGCCTGACGGCCTGGAACGCGTCGCCCTGCAACTTGGATTTGAACATCGTGCAACAGCGTTCGCGGCTCCGATTCCCGATTATGAAATGCCGGGAATGTCGTGGGCGGTTGGTGCAACGGCATTGGCCGGAGTCATTGGCGCATTCCTCGTCTTCGCAATGGCCTGGGCGTTGGGACGGGTTCTCGTTCCCTCCGCCGCAGCGTCCGAGCGAACAAAATGA
- a CDS encoding energy-coupling factor transporter transmembrane component T: MSARLLTHHHGIPRSPIHRAPVGWKLLAGLAVITTTVLVPPHWTGWYATAGTLLVLAIAISRLPLLFLLKRLLLLSPFVLGVALVNAWEPTGRMRWEILALRSVICLVTVILIANTTPFSRTLQVLRTVRVPELLVTTIALMHRYLFVLAEEAERMRRARSSRTFTASRRFQWKTLSTVLGQLFIRASERAERIYDAMCARGWK, from the coding sequence ATGAGCGCCAGGCTCCTGACGCATCATCACGGAATTCCGCGCAGCCCCATTCACCGCGCTCCAGTTGGATGGAAACTGCTGGCTGGCCTTGCCGTCATCACCACGACTGTCCTGGTGCCACCGCATTGGACAGGGTGGTATGCAACCGCGGGAACGCTTCTCGTGCTTGCCATTGCCATCAGCAGGCTGCCATTGCTCTTTCTTTTGAAGCGTCTCCTGTTGTTGTCTCCCTTTGTCTTGGGCGTCGCGCTGGTCAACGCTTGGGAACCCACGGGACGGATGCGCTGGGAAATCCTGGCGTTACGCAGCGTGATTTGTTTGGTCACGGTCATTCTCATCGCCAACACGACGCCATTCAGCCGAACCCTGCAGGTGCTTCGCACGGTCCGTGTGCCAGAACTGCTCGTGACAACGATCGCCCTGATGCATCGGTACCTGTTCGTCCTCGCCGAGGAAGCCGAACGCATGCGCCGCGCGCGCTCAAGCCGGACCTTCACAGCGAGCCGCCGATTTCAATGGAAAACCTTGTCAACTGTGCTGGGCCAGTTGTTCATCCGCGCATCGGAACGGGCTGAACGCATCTACGACGCCATGTGCGCCCGAGGATGGAAATAA
- a CDS encoding PAS domain S-box protein — MDPKRIVLKLCVAFIGLMLVLVAVGWLGLARMSGMRHELNKIVSQRWEHAELSIDALQLSSANNRITLTILLIDDSAQIEALLKQRESNSARISALLSRATETAETAAEQQLLDAVEKRRAAYVAAYREATRIMMEGGRNEEARGRMISQVLPLLNDYHAAWEAFRAFQGSEVMAITDEIEGQFITVRGQLISLVAIGTSLAAAIAAFVSRGLLREIEARGRLTALENTREELERHVAERTSDLKRANEELRASALELSAAHERLRGSEARFRTLSDSAPVGVFLTDGKGTILYSNPYCRRFTGSESESATASLWMQSIHPNDRARVQETIARSCREGSDFECEYRFVGSDGQIRWVHSRAAVLRSADGNVTGRVGTALDVTDRKQAEGELERVHKELLKASREAGIAEVATGVLHNVKNVINSMNVSAALIESEVNQLPGTGLAKAAALLTEHSGDLSAYLTNDPKGKLLPGYLDQLARSLTAQRAAILLELKQFRGSVDHIKEIVCMQQTYASPGSMIEQMDPLAILEDSLRFHLGSLSRHGIEVVRDYSPDLPKVWVEKNKVLQILVNFVRNAKHALRAVERTGKKLVVRAVSSNGFVALSVTDNGVGIDAEHFKRLFEYGFTTKKDGHGFGLHSSALAARELGGDVAAHSDGLGQGACFTLRIPISRKSNPPTPLSDPTAASVAGNKPV; from the coding sequence ATGGATCCAAAGCGAATCGTCCTGAAACTCTGCGTCGCGTTTATCGGGCTGATGCTTGTGCTGGTGGCGGTCGGGTGGCTGGGTCTTGCCCGAATGAGCGGCATGCGGCATGAGCTGAACAAGATTGTTTCCCAACGCTGGGAGCATGCTGAATTGTCAATTGACGCCCTGCAGCTTTCGTCCGCAAACAACCGCATCACGCTCACCATCCTTCTAATCGACGATTCAGCGCAAATCGAAGCTCTGCTCAAGCAAAGGGAATCAAACAGCGCACGCATCTCCGCTCTTCTGTCGCGTGCCACTGAAACCGCTGAAACGGCTGCGGAACAACAACTACTTGATGCGGTTGAAAAACGGCGGGCCGCCTACGTGGCGGCATACCGGGAGGCCACGCGAATAATGATGGAGGGAGGTCGCAACGAGGAAGCGCGAGGCAGAATGATTTCACAGGTACTGCCGCTCTTGAATGATTACCACGCTGCGTGGGAAGCCTTCCGTGCCTTTCAGGGAAGCGAGGTCATGGCGATCACGGACGAAATTGAAGGCCAGTTTATCACGGTCCGCGGCCAGTTGATCTCCCTTGTCGCGATCGGCACCAGCCTGGCCGCCGCGATCGCGGCATTTGTCAGCCGCGGGCTGCTTCGCGAGATTGAAGCGCGGGGCAGGTTGACGGCGCTCGAAAACACCCGCGAAGAACTGGAACGCCATGTCGCGGAACGCACCTCGGACCTCAAGCGGGCCAACGAAGAACTCCGGGCTTCAGCACTGGAACTTTCCGCTGCCCACGAACGACTGCGTGGCAGCGAAGCCCGATTCCGCACGCTCAGCGATTCAGCGCCCGTTGGCGTGTTTCTCACCGACGGAAAGGGAACAATCCTTTACAGCAATCCCTATTGCCGCCGCTTCACGGGCAGCGAGTCGGAATCGGCCACCGCAAGTCTCTGGATGCAAAGCATCCACCCGAATGACCGAGCGCGGGTTCAGGAAACCATAGCGCGCAGTTGCCGCGAGGGCTCTGACTTCGAATGTGAATATCGTTTTGTCGGCTCGGACGGACAAATACGATGGGTGCATTCCCGCGCGGCAGTGCTGCGTTCAGCAGATGGGAATGTGACGGGAAGGGTTGGAACGGCGCTGGACGTCACCGATCGCAAGCAGGCAGAGGGTGAGTTGGAGCGTGTTCACAAGGAATTGCTCAAAGCATCGCGCGAGGCTGGAATCGCCGAGGTCGCAACAGGGGTTCTGCACAATGTGAAGAACGTCATCAACAGCATGAACGTGTCGGCGGCCTTGATCGAAAGCGAAGTGAATCAATTACCCGGCACTGGCCTCGCGAAAGCAGCCGCGCTCCTGACCGAGCATTCAGGCGATCTTTCCGCGTATTTGACGAACGATCCAAAAGGCAAGCTGTTGCCGGGATACCTGGATCAGCTCGCCCGCAGCCTCACCGCGCAACGCGCTGCGATTCTCCTGGAATTGAAGCAATTTCGCGGGAGCGTGGATCACATCAAAGAGATCGTTTGCATGCAGCAAACCTATGCCAGTCCGGGGAGCATGATCGAACAGATGGATCCATTGGCAATTTTGGAGGATTCGCTCCGGTTCCACCTGGGGTCCCTGTCCCGTCACGGCATTGAAGTTGTCCGGGATTACAGCCCCGACCTGCCGAAGGTCTGGGTCGAGAAAAACAAGGTTCTGCAGATTCTCGTAAACTTCGTTCGGAATGCGAAACACGCATTGAGAGCGGTGGAGCGCACGGGCAAGAAGCTCGTGGTGCGCGCCGTCTCGTCGAACGGCTTCGTGGCTCTCTCCGTCACGGATAACGGAGTCGGAATCGATGCCGAGCATTTCAAGCGCCTTTTTGAATACGGATTCACGACCAAGAAGGACGGCCACGGTTTTGGATTGCACAGTTCGGCGCTGGCTGCGCGTGAACTCGGCGGGGACGTGGCGGCGCATAGCGATGGCCTCGGTCAGGGGGCGTGCTTCACCCTGCGCATCCCAATTTCACGGAAAAGCAATCCGCCGACTCCGTTGAGCGATCCCACTGCGGCATCCGTGGCCGGCAACAAACCAGTTTGA
- a CDS encoding oligogalacturonate lyase family protein, with protein MRLRFVSIACCLLVPVVNAAEEPPREWIDRDTGHRVVRLSTEPGSESLYFHQNAFTASGDKMVMTTPGGISTVNLQNREIALVVPDTRFSTNQSGIIVGRKTRQVFYVKREGDAATVYCTHLDTKITRRVGNVPGTGRGSMLAINADETLLAGSFVERPPQSDAERDAMFRRPDEGKGTWMLRRLRARLPMQMFVMNVSDGASRTFHSSTDWLNHVQMSPMDPQLILFCHEGPWHLLDRLWTIRADGTGLKAIHPRTMQMEIAGHEFFSADGKTIWYDLQTPRGQVFWLAGYEIETGARTWYQLQRDEWSVHYNISPDGKLFAGDGGHEGSVAKAQDGKWIYLFRPEMTAIPNGPLSEDRKLIQTGVFRSERLVNMKNHNYALEPNVQFTPDGKWIAFRANLFGASHSFIVEVAKAGR; from the coding sequence ATGCGACTTCGTTTCGTTTCCATCGCTTGTTGTTTGCTGGTCCCTGTTGTCAACGCTGCGGAAGAGCCGCCCCGCGAATGGATCGATCGAGACACCGGGCACCGGGTGGTGCGGCTGTCCACTGAACCGGGAAGCGAAAGCCTTTATTTTCATCAGAACGCGTTCACCGCGAGCGGCGACAAGATGGTGATGACCACGCCTGGCGGAATTTCCACCGTTAACCTGCAGAACCGGGAAATCGCGTTGGTGGTGCCTGACACAAGGTTTTCGACGAACCAGAGCGGCATCATTGTGGGCCGCAAGACCCGCCAGGTGTTTTATGTAAAACGGGAAGGTGATGCCGCAACGGTATACTGCACGCACCTTGATACGAAAATCACCCGCCGGGTTGGCAATGTGCCGGGAACCGGCCGCGGCTCCATGCTGGCCATCAATGCAGATGAGACATTGCTGGCGGGGAGCTTCGTCGAACGCCCGCCGCAATCGGATGCCGAACGGGACGCGATGTTCCGCCGCCCGGACGAAGGCAAGGGGACATGGATGCTGCGCCGCCTGCGCGCGCGTTTGCCGATGCAGATGTTTGTAATGAATGTGAGTGATGGCGCAAGCCGAACATTCCATTCTTCAACCGACTGGTTGAACCACGTTCAAATGTCACCGATGGATCCGCAATTGATCCTGTTCTGCCATGAAGGGCCATGGCACCTGCTTGACCGGCTTTGGACCATCCGGGCGGATGGCACGGGCTTGAAAGCCATTCACCCGCGCACCATGCAGATGGAGATTGCGGGGCATGAATTCTTCAGTGCCGATGGTAAAACCATCTGGTACGACCTGCAAACGCCGAGAGGCCAGGTGTTTTGGCTGGCGGGTTATGAAATCGAGACGGGCGCGCGGACATGGTATCAGTTGCAGCGCGATGAATGGTCAGTGCACTACAACATTTCACCTGATGGAAAACTGTTCGCGGGTGACGGCGGACACGAAGGATCAGTTGCGAAGGCGCAGGACGGAAAATGGATTTACCTGTTTCGCCCGGAAATGACGGCCATTCCCAATGGCCCATTAAGCGAAGATCGGAAGCTGATCCAAACCGGCGTGTTCCGATCCGAGCGGTTGGTAAACATGAAAAATCACAATTACGCGCTGGAACCGAACGTGCAGTTCACGCCGGACGGAAAGTGGATTGCTTTTCGCGCGAACCTGTTCGGCGCATCGCACTCATTCATCGTCGAAGTGGCGAAAGCCGGGCGCTGA
- a CDS encoding MotA/TolQ/ExbB proton channel family protein, which translates to MELAVYILLIATSVVGLAFIVERGIALRWNKVVPPAVAAAVESCQAPEDVPMLKRVCQQHDSPLSRLLLVAAQHLDWPKAESVDALQTRARREIVKLERGLVVLEVIVGIAPLLGLVGTILGMMTVFGDVGQAGLNDAARLAHGIAVILHATLIGLLIAIPALVFWSYYTKKIEILAVEMETLCDEFVRRQYREVMGK; encoded by the coding sequence ATGGAACTGGCTGTTTACATTCTGCTCATAGCGACGTCTGTCGTCGGTCTGGCGTTCATCGTTGAACGTGGGATCGCCCTGCGCTGGAACAAGGTCGTTCCCCCCGCGGTAGCTGCCGCTGTGGAATCCTGCCAGGCCCCGGAAGACGTTCCGATGCTCAAGCGTGTCTGCCAGCAGCACGATTCACCGCTGAGCCGTTTGTTGCTCGTCGCCGCGCAACATCTGGACTGGCCCAAGGCGGAAAGTGTCGATGCACTGCAAACCCGCGCACGGCGCGAAATCGTCAAGCTGGAACGCGGACTGGTCGTGCTGGAAGTCATTGTCGGCATCGCTCCACTCCTCGGCCTGGTCGGCACGATTCTCGGCATGATGACGGTGTTTGGGGATGTCGGGCAGGCTGGTCTCAATGATGCCGCGCGGCTGGCGCATGGGATTGCCGTCATCCTGCACGCAACGCTCATCGGCCTCTTGATCGCAATTCCTGCTTTGGTTTTCTGGAGCTACTACACCAAGAAAATCGAAATCCTCGCCGTCGAGATGGAAACGCTCTGTGACGAATTCGTCCGCCGCCAATACCGTGAAGTAATGGGAAAGTAG
- the tyrS gene encoding tyrosine--tRNA ligase, translating to MSILEELQWRGLVADCTDAAELAKKTSAPVTLYCGFDPTADSLHVGHLVPLLGLRRFQNAGHFPIAVAGGATGSIGDPSGKSAERQLLTKEQIRANVESVRPQLARLLDFETTVNPAKLVDNADWTAGMSYLDFLRDIGKHFSVNQMVGKESVRARMEDRETGISYTEFSYMLLQAFDFYVLCRDHNCELQIGGSDQWGNITAGIDLVRKKLGRQGYGLTLPLITKADGTKFGKTESGAIWLNRNKTSVYRFYQFWINADDRDVVRYLKFFTFLPQEEIADLEAKHAQNPGTREAHKALAKAATNLIHGESATAEAVRASEILFGGNLDGVTENTFNEIVGEVPTRDLEKNKLDGAGLPLVELLVVSGLCGSKGQARKDIEGGGVNINNVRETNFQRAVTSNDLLFGKHVLLRKGRKNYVVLSAR from the coding sequence ATGAGCATTCTTGAAGAATTGCAATGGCGCGGGCTGGTGGCGGATTGCACAGATGCCGCCGAGTTGGCAAAGAAGACCTCGGCGCCTGTCACCCTCTACTGCGGCTTCGATCCCACCGCCGACAGCCTGCACGTCGGCCATCTGGTGCCGCTGCTCGGGTTGCGACGTTTTCAGAATGCAGGCCACTTTCCCATCGCAGTGGCAGGCGGCGCGACGGGAAGCATCGGCGATCCCAGTGGCAAATCCGCCGAGCGCCAGCTCCTCACGAAGGAACAGATTCGTGCGAACGTGGAATCTGTCCGCCCGCAACTCGCTCGCCTCCTCGATTTCGAAACCACGGTCAACCCTGCGAAACTCGTTGATAATGCAGACTGGACCGCGGGGATGAGCTACCTGGACTTTCTTCGCGACATTGGAAAACACTTCTCCGTAAACCAGATGGTGGGGAAGGAAAGCGTGCGCGCACGCATGGAGGATCGGGAAACCGGCATCAGCTACACGGAATTCAGCTACATGCTCCTGCAGGCATTCGATTTTTATGTGCTTTGCCGCGACCACAATTGCGAACTGCAAATCGGCGGCAGCGATCAATGGGGAAACATCACCGCAGGGATTGATCTCGTTCGCAAAAAGCTCGGCCGACAGGGATATGGCCTGACGCTGCCGCTGATCACGAAGGCCGACGGCACGAAATTCGGCAAGACTGAATCCGGCGCGATCTGGCTGAATCGAAACAAGACCAGCGTCTACCGGTTTTACCAGTTCTGGATCAACGCAGACGATCGCGACGTGGTGCGTTATCTGAAGTTTTTCACATTCCTGCCGCAGGAGGAAATCGCGGACCTTGAGGCGAAGCATGCGCAGAATCCCGGGACACGCGAAGCTCACAAGGCCCTTGCCAAGGCCGCAACCAACCTCATCCACGGCGAGTCCGCAACCGCGGAAGCTGTGCGGGCGAGCGAGATCCTCTTCGGCGGAAATCTCGACGGGGTCACGGAAAACACGTTCAACGAAATCGTTGGCGAAGTTCCCACACGGGATCTGGAAAAGAACAAGCTCGATGGCGCGGGGCTCCCGCTGGTCGAACTGCTTGTAGTTTCCGGCCTGTGCGGCTCAAAAGGTCAGGCCCGCAAGGATATCGAAGGCGGCGGCGTGAACATCAACAACGTGCGCGAAACGAATTTCCAGCGCGCCGTCACGTCGAACGACCTTCTGTTCGGCAAGCACGTCCTGCTGCGCAAAGGCCGCAAGAACTACGTGGTTCTTAGCGCCCGCTGA
- a CDS encoding sugar transferase — translation MLRRDRQVRMQVHQLVDACIFAFSFWITYHVRAHPLVVEQFQLVSIPAFKDFAWLLVVIIPAAPLVLEAQGFYDRPIACSRLQTMWSLFKSCIIMGIGLILLLFLGKAAFSRIAAVWFGITCFVLMILKEEILRVVYYSQIARAQRKRYFVLVGTEDETAKMRQELRGKAAEDIAVLAELNLNDTPIEKLSGLLHEHSVNGVIINAKHSYFEQIEAAIRACELEGVEAWLVADFFKTQISRTTFDDFFGRPIMVFRTTPEASWQSVSKQLIDFFGAVILLLLTSWLLAAVALAIRLTSPGPILFRQQRSGLNGRPFTIYKFRTMVTDAEQRKHELAAMNEMSGPVFKMTHDPRITPVGRILRKFSIDELPQLFNIIRGEMSLVGPRPLPVDEVKRFNDFAHRRRLSVKPGLTCLWQISGRNQVTDFNDWVRLDLEYIDNWSIWLDLRILFRTVPVVIAGTGAK, via the coding sequence ATGCTGAGACGCGATCGACAGGTGCGAATGCAGGTTCACCAACTGGTGGACGCATGCATCTTTGCGTTCAGCTTCTGGATCACCTACCACGTCCGCGCGCATCCACTCGTGGTGGAGCAGTTCCAGTTGGTTAGCATTCCCGCATTTAAGGATTTCGCATGGCTTCTGGTCGTGATCATTCCCGCTGCACCTCTTGTGCTTGAAGCGCAGGGTTTCTATGACCGGCCGATCGCGTGTTCCCGGCTGCAGACGATGTGGTCGCTTTTCAAGAGCTGCATCATCATGGGTATCGGGCTGATTCTCCTGCTGTTCCTCGGCAAAGCAGCGTTTTCACGAATCGCCGCCGTCTGGTTCGGCATCACGTGTTTTGTGCTCATGATCCTGAAAGAGGAGATTCTGCGCGTGGTTTATTACAGCCAGATCGCCAGGGCGCAGCGGAAACGCTATTTCGTTCTGGTCGGCACCGAAGATGAAACCGCCAAGATGCGTCAGGAACTGCGCGGCAAGGCCGCAGAAGACATCGCAGTACTGGCGGAGCTGAACCTCAACGATACCCCCATCGAAAAGTTGTCCGGCCTGCTGCACGAGCATTCCGTGAATGGCGTGATCATCAACGCAAAACATTCGTACTTCGAACAGATCGAGGCCGCCATTCGGGCCTGCGAACTGGAAGGAGTGGAGGCATGGCTTGTCGCGGACTTCTTCAAAACACAAATTTCGCGGACAACATTCGACGACTTTTTCGGGCGCCCGATCATGGTGTTTCGCACAACGCCGGAAGCCTCGTGGCAGAGCGTTTCCAAGCAGCTCATCGACTTTTTTGGCGCGGTCATTTTGCTTCTGTTGACGTCGTGGCTTCTGGCCGCAGTCGCGCTCGCGATACGGCTGACGTCTCCCGGTCCAATCCTTTTCCGGCAGCAACGGTCAGGACTGAACGGCCGGCCGTTCACAATCTACAAATTTCGGACCATGGTGACGGACGCCGAACAGCGCAAGCATGAGCTCGCGGCGATGAATGAGATGTCTGGGCCCGTCTTTAAGATGACGCACGACCCTCGCATCACGCCGGTTGGACGCATCCTTCGCAAGTTCAGCATCGATGAACTCCCGCAGTTGTTTAATATCATCCGCGGCGAAATGAGCCTTGTTGGGCCGCGTCCGCTGCCGGTTGATGAAGTAAAGCGCTTCAACGACTTCGCGCATCGGCGCCGCCTGAGCGTCAAGCCGGGCCTGACGTGCCTGTGGCAGATCAGCGGCCGCAACCAGGTGACCGACTTCAACGACTGGGTGCGGCTCGACCTTGAGTACATCGACAACTGGTCGATCTGGCTCGACCTCCGCATTCTCTTCCGGACGGTGCCCGTCGTTATCGCAGGAACAGGCGCCAAGTAG